The Nitrospira sp. sequence GGTCGATTTGATCGGCGTGGTACAGGGTGCGCAGCCCAGGCTGCGATACCGCGTCCCGTCTCCCTTATCAAGATACAAGTCGATGAACGGAATATTTTCGAGTTTGATGTACTCCCAGATGTTAATCTCGGTCCAATCGAGGAGCGGATGGATCCGAATATGTGTGCCAGGCGGAAATGTCGTTTTGTATTGATCCCAGAGCTCCGGCGGTTGATCTCGAAAATCCCAGTCTCCGTGTTTATCACGCGGAGAGAAATAGCGCTCCTTCGCCCGTGTCCCCTCTTCATCGGCACGGACACCGAGAATCACGCCGGTGTACCCCTTGTTCTCCAGGAGTTGTTTGAGGCCGTTTGTCTTCAACGCGGTGCAACAGACCACTCGGCCCATCGTATGGTTCATGCCCGCCGCCAAGGCTTCCTTGTTTTGACCGACAACCAAATCCAGCCGCCATTCGCGGGCGAGCCGGTCACGGTACTCGATCATCGCCGGAATCTTATAGCTCGTGTCGACATGGAGGAGCGGAAAGGGCACATGCCCAAAGAATGCCTTGCGGGCAAGCCACAGCAGCACGGTTGAATCCTTGCCCATCGACCAGAGCATGGCCAGATTATCGAAATGCTTATAGGCTTCCCGAAGGATATAGACGCTTTGATCTTCCAGTTGCCGAAGGTGCTTCATGACTTGTCCTTCTGTCTCTTGTCCTACGCTGCCACCGGCTCTTGCACTAAGTCTTCGAGCTTGCGTGCCGCCGCGCCTCCCTCAATGGCGGCGCGAACTGCCGGGAAACAAGCCGAAAGCGATTCCCCTTTCCCCGCCGCGTAGAGCAACATCGCCGCATTCATGAGCACCCACTCTCTCGGTCCACCCGGCACCTGGTTCCGAAGAATGCGCCGCAGCAGATCGGCCTCTTTGTGACGCTGTTCAGGAGGAAATCCCGCCATCTCCCGCGACGAGGCGAACGCCAACCCGAAGTCCTTCGCGGCTACGCCGAGCGGGGTGATGCGCTCGTTTCGCAATTCCAGGACTCTCGTGACCATCGATGCGGATAGTTCCGGGTCACCCTCGACACCGCGGACCACCAACGCTCTTCGACACCCAAGTATACGCAAGGCTTCAGCGGTCTTTTCGAAATGCGGCGGGTGTGACAATCCGACGACCTGAACCGCCGCGCGGGCCGGATTCAGCAGCCTGGCGATGGGATGAAAGATGTTTCTGACCCCGAGTTCCTGACGCATCTCTAGAAATCTGAAGATGGGCGGGTGGTACAGCCCGATATCCAGGTAGGCGAATCCTTTTCTGTTCACATCTTCCGTCACCGTCTTGGGATCGGCATCGACCGGAATCCCCAAGGCTCTCAACACACCTGCACTGCCGGGTCGACCGGGAATACCGTCATACCCGTGCATGATGACTGATGCTCCAGCCGCAACGGCAATGATGGATGCAGCAACAATCGCGTGAAATGTGTCCTGTTTCCCGGCATAGGTCGGCACGTCAACGAGTGCCAAGTCTTTTGAGACAGCAAGGGGGAGCACATAGTGCCGGGCCGCGGCCGTCAAGGCCGCTAATTCCGTGACGGACTCCATCTTGAAACGCATGGCGATGAGAAAGGCCCCAACTTGTGCCGGGGTCGCCTCCCCCTCGATCAACGCCTTCATCGCCTGTTTACACTCATCCCAGGTCAGGTCCTTGGAAACTTTGGGACCCTTTGCAATCTTGGTGAGGAGATCTTGAAACGGCATGTTATGACTTGTGCAGGCCACACTCGGTTTTGGTAAAGTTTTTCCAGCGGCCAGCCCGCGGATCGTCTCCAGGCGCTACAGGAGCGGTGCAGTAGGTGCAGCCAATGCTGGGATAGTTCTGATCGTGCAGCGGGTTGTATGGGACTTCGTAGACCTTGATATAGGTCCAGACGTCTGCCCAAGTCCATCGAGCCAACGGGTTGATTTTGACCAACTCGAATTTCTGATCCCACTCGATTAAGCCGGCATTTGCTCGGGACGGTGCCTGGTCCCGCCTGATTCCGGTTATCCAAGCCTCATATCCTTGCAGCACACGGGCCAGCGGTTCGACCTTGCGCAACCGGCAGCACTGGTCCGGGTCTCGTGTCCACAGCGCGTCACCGTAGCTCTCCGCTTGTTGTTGCGGGGTCAGCAACGACTTCACCTGAATAACCTGCGCGGATTGAAGTCCGTATCGCTCGATCACGCGATCCCGTGTGGCATAGGTTTCGGGAAACAAAAAATCGGTATCGAGATAGAACAACGGCACCGAAGGATCGATGCGGTGCACCATATCGACCAGGACCATATCTTCCGCTCCAAAGCTGCAGGCGAGAATAATTTTTTGCGCATATCGTTCGATAGCAGCCGCCAGCACGTCTTGGGGCTGTTTCGCCTCGAAGGTTGTGCCCCAGGCTTTAAGTTCCGCGATGAATTCGGAATGCCCATTCCCGACCATAAGGAATCAGACCCTTATCCTTCGACCTTCTCGACCAGAATCCGATAATGCGACGCTTCCGGTTCCAGCGCTTCTTGGATCAGCACCCTGTGCCCCTCATTCTTGAGGCTCATTGGCACGTTCTTGATCGGTTCGCCTGCGTCGAGCCACACTTCAAGCTTTTCACCTGCATCCATCATTTCAAGCTTGAGCTTGGTCTTCACAAAGTTCATCGGGCAGGCGACGCCTCGTAGATCGTACACCGGAGCGCCGGTTGGAATTGGAACGGCTGGTTTGGCCTCAGTCGGTGCCGGCGGGACCGGAGGTATTTCTTCCTTCGCAGCCGGCAGCTTGAGATCCTTCCCCATTTGATCCGTCGCCACACGGCAGGCATCGACGAACGCCTTGGCGAACGCCATCTTTTCACGCGCCGATTCCGCCGATGTCTCCTTCGGACCTAGATCACCGACCTTCTTGTTGAGATCTCGATAGATAGACGGCACGACTCCCTTTTGGGCAATCCTACTGTCGAATTCACTGAATGTCTCGGAGTCCGTCGATGGCTCCAGGCCTTCGGTCACCAGGAGAGCCTTGGCCGCTGCCAATACTGCCCGATAGGACTTGTTCACAGACACGGAATATTGATGCTTCTCAACCAGCAGTTTCCCTTGATAGAGTTCCTGATCGGCCTCCAAGATTCCGTTTTCGATCATCTCAAGTGCGCCGCCGGCACATTCACCGGGGCCGAGATCTTCAAGGATAAATTCTTCTTCCCCTTCCCAGTCGTAATAGAAGGTGGGGTCTTCCTGATAGGACGGCACGATGGTGTAGGGGATCAACTCGTCCTTCAGTTTGCTCTTCCCTGCTCGGGTGATGAACTTGGGCAAACTCTCGTTCGGTTGCCGATCGCGCCGGTACACATCGATGAGGTGAGAGATGGCCGCCGGGACTGCTTTCGCGGGCAACTTCACCGTCATTTGACCGATCTTGGCGGTGCCGTTCACCGAGCCACCGAGATGCAATTCATAGTGTGGCGCGACGTGGTCACCGAGGCGTTTCCCGACTCCATGCAGCCCGATCGTAGAAATGTGATGCTGCGCGCAGGAGTTATGGCACCCGCTGATCTTCACACTCACATCTTGGAGGTCTTCCGGAACACGGCCGGCTGGAAACACTTCAGCCAGAGCTCGTGCGAGGCCTTTCGATGATGTGATACCCAGGCCGCAGGTATCGGTTCCAGGGCAGGCAATAATGTCTTCCACCAGTTCAGCGCCGGGATCCGCAAGACCGCGCGAGGCCAGATCGTCGTAGAGATGTGAGATCAGATCTGCGGGAACCCATCGGATCACCAGATTCTGGTTGATGGTGGTGCGCAGATTGCCGTTCGAATATCGTTCGGCCAGATCTGCGACGAATACCATCTGTTCAGCCGTGATATCTCCCATGAACAATTTGATGGCCGCTGTGACATACCCGTCCTGTTTCTGCTGCACAACGTTGGTTCGTTTCCACATCTCAAAGGGCGTCTCGCGGTCGATCGAGTGCGCCCCATTGCCATTTCCGTTTCCATGCGCCGTGCCGTTGCGGCTCGGCATGATGAGAGGCGGAGGCTCATCGGCGTGCTGAAGCAGAGTCAACGGCTCGTTCCCGGGAAGCGCATATCCCATCGCGACGTAGGCTGCCTCCCAACGTCGCTTGAATTCCTCAAAGCCCAGTTTGTCGATCACGAACTTCATGCGGGCCTTGTTTCGATTCTTTCGATTGCCGAGGGTATCGAAGACTTTAATGACGGCTTCAATGCTGGGAATCAACTCCTCCATTGGAGTAAATTCTCGGAGAAGTTGGGCGACCCGTGGAGCAGAGCCTAAGCCCCCGCCGGCTACCATCCGAAATCCGATCACCCCGTCCGCTCGTCTGACCGCGAGCAACCCGATATCGTGAATGGGCGTGAGGGCGCAATCGTGCTTGCAACCGGAAAAGGCGATCTTAAACTTGCGAGGCAAGCTTTGGTTCAAGGGATTCCGCAGCAAGTGATAGGCCACGGTCTTCGCGTACGAAGTCACATCGAACACTTCGCCTTGGCACACACCGGCCAGATGACAAGCCGTGACGTTTCTCACGGTATTGGCACAGGCTTCCCGGGTGGTCAGCCCGACTTCGGCCAATCCCCGCATGATGGTCGGCACATCCTTCAGTTCCACGAAATGCATCTGAATGTCTTGTCTCGTCGTCACATGACCGACTCCGGTGGCATAGCGGTCGGCGAGTTCCGCCACCCGTCGGAGCTGATTCGCGGTCATGCCGCCAAAGGGAATTTTAATGCGTACCATCTGCACGCCAGGTTGACGCTGGCCATAAATACCGTATTGGAGACGAAAGGGCTTAAACAGATCTGTGGAGACGTCTCCGGCCAGCGTCCGTAGCGCTTCAGCTTCGAATGTTTCGATTTCCTCCCGGATTGCAGACGGGATCGGATTCGTCACAATCGCAGGGATGCTGAGGGATTCAACCTGGTTCATCTTTATCTCCTTGCCTCCTCAGAAAGCAGTTTTCGAATCATCAAATGTGGTACATGGGATTACGTTGAGCATCAATCGTCCGTTGACGCGTCGCCAATTGCTCAATCGTGACGCCCTCAAGGACTTTCCGCTCCGCCTGTTGCACTTGATCCCAAACATCGCCGAGCAGAAGTTCCGGCTTTGCCGCATGCCGATCGCGTGTTCGCAGGCCAACGCCTGATCGCTGGAAGACTGGCCCCTCCAACGCTTCGAAGATATCCGCAATTGACATGGCCGCTGGCTCATGTGTCAGGAGATACCCCCCTTGAGCACCCCGGTGGCTTTCTACTAAGCCGGCATTCTTCAGCGTATGGAGGACCTGCTCAAGAAAGCGGACCGGAATCCCTTGCCGTCTCGCAATGGTTCGAGCTTGAATGGGAGATTCTTTCGCATTGATCGCAAGGTCAACTGCAGCCATAATTCCATA is a genomic window containing:
- a CDS encoding sulfate adenylyltransferase subunit 2, with translation MKHLRQLEDQSVYILREAYKHFDNLAMLWSMGKDSTVLLWLARKAFFGHVPFPLLHVDTSYKIPAMIEYRDRLAREWRLDLVVGQNKEALAAGMNHTMGRVVCCTALKTNGLKQLLENKGYTGVILGVRADEEGTRAKERYFSPRDKHGDWDFRDQPPELWDQYKTTFPPGTHIRIHPLLDWTEINIWEYIKLENIPFIDLYLDKGDGTRYRSLGCAPCTTPIKSTAKNVDDIIEELRHTTVAERSGRAQDEGRGMELLRKDGYM
- the trpD gene encoding anthranilate phosphoribosyltransferase, yielding MPFQDLLTKIAKGPKVSKDLTWDECKQAMKALIEGEATPAQVGAFLIAMRFKMESVTELAALTAAARHYVLPLAVSKDLALVDVPTYAGKQDTFHAIVAASIIAVAAGASVIMHGYDGIPGRPGSAGVLRALGIPVDADPKTVTEDVNRKGFAYLDIGLYHPPIFRFLEMRQELGVRNIFHPIARLLNPARAAVQVVGLSHPPHFEKTAEALRILGCRRALVVRGVEGDPELSASMVTRVLELRNERITPLGVAAKDFGLAFASSREMAGFPPEQRHKEADLLRRILRNQVPGGPREWVLMNAAMLLYAAGKGESLSACFPAVRAAIEGGAAARKLEDLVQEPVAA
- a CDS encoding phosphoadenylyl-sulfate reductase, producing the protein MVGNGHSEFIAELKAWGTTFEAKQPQDVLAAAIERYAQKIILACSFGAEDMVLVDMVHRIDPSVPLFYLDTDFLFPETYATRDRVIERYGLQSAQVIQVKSLLTPQQQAESYGDALWTRDPDQCCRLRKVEPLARVLQGYEAWITGIRRDQAPSRANAGLIEWDQKFELVKINPLARWTWADVWTYIKVYEVPYNPLHDQNYPSIGCTYCTAPVAPGDDPRAGRWKNFTKTECGLHKS
- a CDS encoding sulfurtransferase TusA family protein, encoding MNQVESLSIPAIVTNPIPSAIREEIETFEAEALRTLAGDVSTDLFKPFRLQYGIYGQRQPGVQMVRIKIPFGGMTANQLRRVAELADRYATGVGHVTTRQDIQMHFVELKDVPTIMRGLAEVGLTTREACANTVRNVTACHLAGVCQGEVFDVTSYAKTVAYHLLRNPLNQSLPRKFKIAFSGCKHDCALTPIHDIGLLAVRRADGVIGFRMVAGGGLGSAPRVAQLLREFTPMEELIPSIEAVIKVFDTLGNRKNRNKARMKFVIDKLGFEEFKRRWEAAYVAMGYALPGNEPLTLLQHADEPPPLIMPSRNGTAHGNGNGNGAHSIDRETPFEMWKRTNVVQQKQDGYVTAAIKLFMGDITAEQMVFVADLAERYSNGNLRTTINQNLVIRWVPADLISHLYDDLASRGLADPGAELVEDIIACPGTDTCGLGITSSKGLARALAEVFPAGRVPEDLQDVSVKISGCHNSCAQHHISTIGLHGVGKRLGDHVAPHYELHLGGSVNGTAKIGQMTVKLPAKAVPAAISHLIDVYRRDRQPNESLPKFITRAGKSKLKDELIPYTIVPSYQEDPTFYYDWEGEEEFILEDLGPGECAGGALEMIENGILEADQELYQGKLLVEKHQYSVSVNKSYRAVLAAAKALLVTEGLEPSTDSETFSEFDSRIAQKGVVPSIYRDLNKKVGDLGPKETSAESAREKMAFAKAFVDACRVATDQMGKDLKLPAAKEEIPPVPPAPTEAKPAVPIPTGAPVYDLRGVACPMNFVKTKLKLEMMDAGEKLEVWLDAGEPIKNVPMSLKNEGHRVLIQEALEPEASHYRILVEKVEG
- a CDS encoding Rrf2 family transcriptional regulator, with amino-acid sequence MNVSKRATYGIMAAVDLAINAKESPIQARTIARRQGIPVRFLEQVLHTLKNAGLVESHRGAQGGYLLTHEPAAMSIADIFEALEGPVFQRSGVGLRTRDRHAAKPELLLGDVWDQVQQAERKVLEGVTIEQLATRQRTIDAQRNPMYHI